One window from the genome of Streptomyces sp. NBC_00287 encodes:
- a CDS encoding DUF3099 domain-containing protein, producing MRKQHDAGNAQVFRITGARTGLQEDVRGRQRRYVISMSVRTLSVILAATLWNVERHVAVVALVLGLVLPYIAVVVANAGRENAPSLPSTFVAPPARPMITGPGPDAPFAEPAPEDVVPDPTPGAAGETHDRK from the coding sequence GTATTCCGGATCACCGGAGCCAGGACGGGCCTCCAGGAGGATGTACGAGGGCGCCAGCGCCGGTACGTCATCTCGATGTCGGTCCGTACGCTGTCGGTGATCCTCGCCGCGACCCTGTGGAACGTCGAACGGCACGTGGCCGTCGTGGCCTTGGTGCTCGGCTTGGTCCTGCCGTACATCGCGGTGGTGGTCGCCAACGCCGGGCGGGAGAATGCGCCGTCGCTTCCTTCCACTTTCGTGGCTCCGCCGGCCCGTCCGATGATCACGGGACCGGGCCCTGACGCCCCCTTCGCGGAACCCGCACCGGAAGATGTGGTCCCCGACCCGACGCCGGGCGCGGCGGGCGAAACACATGACCGGAAATGA
- the moaA gene encoding GTP 3',8-cyclase MoaA: protein MLIDTYGRVATDLRVSLTDRCNLRCSYCMPEEGLQWLAKPDLLTDDEIVRLIDIAVTSLGIEEVRFTGGEPLLRPGLVGIVERVAALEPRPQMSLTTNGIGLKRTATALKAAGLDRVNVSLDTLRPDVFKTLTRRDRHKDVIEGLEAARDAELTPVKVNSVLMPGLNEDEAPDLLAWAVEHDYELRFIEQMPLDAQHGWKRDGMITAGDILASLRTRFELTEEGSEERGSAPAERWIVNGGPHRVGVIASVTRPFCSACDRTRLTADGQVRTCLFAREETDLRAALRSGAPDEEIARIWRLAMWGKKAGAGLDDPSFVQPDRPMSAIGG, encoded by the coding sequence GTGCTCATTGACACCTACGGCCGGGTGGCCACCGACCTGAGAGTCTCGCTGACCGACCGGTGCAATCTGCGCTGCAGCTATTGCATGCCCGAGGAAGGCCTGCAGTGGCTGGCCAAGCCCGACCTGCTCACCGATGACGAGATCGTCCGCCTGATCGACATCGCGGTCACCTCCCTCGGTATCGAGGAGGTCCGCTTCACCGGCGGTGAGCCCCTGCTGCGCCCCGGCCTGGTCGGCATCGTCGAGCGCGTCGCGGCCCTGGAACCCCGCCCCCAGATGTCCCTGACCACCAACGGCATCGGCCTCAAGCGCACCGCGACGGCCCTGAAGGCGGCCGGTCTGGACCGGGTCAATGTCTCCCTGGACACCCTGCGCCCGGACGTCTTCAAGACCCTCACCCGTCGCGACCGGCACAAGGACGTCATCGAGGGCCTGGAGGCGGCCCGCGACGCGGAGCTGACCCCGGTCAAGGTCAACTCGGTGCTGATGCCGGGGCTGAACGAGGACGAGGCCCCCGACCTGCTGGCCTGGGCCGTCGAGCACGACTACGAACTGCGCTTCATCGAGCAGATGCCCCTGGACGCCCAGCACGGCTGGAAGCGCGACGGCATGATCACCGCAGGCGACATCCTGGCCTCCCTGCGCACCCGCTTCGAGCTGACCGAGGAGGGCTCCGAGGAGCGCGGCTCGGCCCCGGCGGAGCGCTGGATCGTCAACGGCGGACCGCACCGCGTCGGTGTCATCGCCTCCGTCACCCGCCCGTTCTGCTCGGCCTGCGACCGCACCCGCCTCACCGCCGACGGCCAGGTCCGCACCTGTCTGTTCGCCCGCGAGGAGACCGACCTGCGCGCGGCCCTGCGCTCCGGCGCCCCCGACGAGGAGATAGCCCGTATCTGGCGTCTTGCGATGTGGGGCAAGAAGGCGGGAGCGGGCCTGGACGACCCGAGCTTCGTCCAGCCGGACCGCCCGATGTCGGCGATCGGCGGCTGA